The following are encoded together in the Dyella terrae genome:
- a CDS encoding YggT family protein → MSYLVNALSFLVDLAFGAAAALFVLRLLAEASRADFHNPLSQFIYRTTNIVLAPLRRLLPNWRRINIAALLLVWLLMLIKRIVLFALLGLFPHIVGLLILSIADTLDFIAMFYVVLIFIWSLMSLFQVETHHPVYRLAATLVDPLLRPLRGKLTAGGLDFAPWVVMIVLILVRLLLVSPLADLGARLALGI, encoded by the coding sequence GTGAGCTATCTCGTCAACGCCCTTTCGTTCCTGGTCGACCTGGCCTTCGGCGCCGCTGCCGCTCTGTTTGTGCTGCGCCTACTTGCCGAGGCCAGCCGCGCGGACTTCCACAACCCGCTGAGCCAGTTCATCTACCGCACCACCAACATCGTGCTGGCGCCTCTGCGTCGCCTGCTACCGAACTGGCGGCGGATCAACATCGCGGCCCTGCTACTGGTGTGGCTGTTGATGCTCATCAAGCGCATCGTGCTGTTCGCACTGCTCGGCTTGTTCCCGCATATCGTCGGGCTGCTGATACTGTCGATCGCCGACACGCTCGATTTCATCGCCATGTTCTACGTGGTGCTGATCTTCATCTGGTCGCTGATGAGCCTGTTCCAGGTCGAGACCCATCACCCCGTTTACCGACTCGCCGCCACCCTCGTGGACCCGCTGCTGCGCCCGCTGCGCGGCAAGCTCACGGCCGGTGGCCTGGATTTCGCGCCGTGGGTGGTGATGATCGTGCTCATCCTCGTGCGCCTGCTGCTGGTGTCGCCACTGGCCGACCTGGGCGCTCGACTGGCGCTAGGTATCTGA
- a CDS encoding M13 family metallopeptidase, whose protein sequence is MLGKSDADAASSAKQVMAFETALAKFSRPLEDLRDPQKNYNKMSPADLTAKYTPSIAWGSRLAGWKLPASTVIVGQPEFFSGLQALLAKTPTPVVRDYMRAHLVDAYASYLSQDFDNEHFDFYGRTLNGQAQQKPRWKRALRAENEALGMILGRIYVKDYFSEAAKQRYNTMVEAVRTAYGERIDKLDWMSPATKAKAHEKLAAITKKVGYPDKWKDYSTLTIGRTSYAQNMMSATRWLAEDMISKFGKPVDRTEWEMTPQTYNAYYNPSNNEIVLPAAQFMIPGFADDQIDDAVVYGYVAASTIGHEMTHGFDDEGRQYDAKGNLADWWTKEDATRFKQRADVMVKQFNAYEPLPGIHINGQASLGENIADFGGIMIGLDAFKKTEQYKKGEKIAGYTPLQRFFLGYALGWLSQEREEMLRTGLLSDVHAPAKWRVNGPLSNVPDFYEAFGVKQGQPMWRPENQRVKIW, encoded by the coding sequence ATGCTGGGCAAGAGCGACGCCGACGCTGCAAGCAGCGCCAAGCAGGTGATGGCTTTCGAGACCGCGCTCGCCAAGTTCTCTCGACCACTCGAGGACCTGCGCGATCCTCAGAAGAACTACAACAAGATGTCGCCCGCGGACCTCACGGCGAAGTACACGCCGTCCATCGCATGGGGCTCCCGCCTCGCCGGATGGAAACTGCCCGCGAGCACCGTGATCGTCGGCCAGCCCGAATTCTTCAGCGGCCTGCAGGCGCTGCTCGCCAAGACGCCCACGCCCGTAGTGCGTGACTACATGCGCGCGCATCTGGTGGACGCCTATGCCAGCTACCTGAGCCAGGATTTCGACAACGAGCATTTCGATTTCTACGGCCGCACGCTCAACGGCCAGGCGCAGCAGAAACCCCGCTGGAAGCGCGCGCTGCGCGCGGAGAACGAAGCGCTCGGCATGATCCTCGGGCGCATCTACGTCAAGGACTATTTCTCCGAAGCCGCCAAGCAGCGCTACAACACCATGGTGGAAGCCGTGCGCACGGCCTATGGCGAACGTATCGACAAGCTCGACTGGATGAGCCCGGCCACCAAGGCTAAGGCCCACGAAAAGCTGGCCGCGATCACCAAAAAGGTGGGTTACCCGGACAAGTGGAAGGACTACTCCACGCTGACCATCGGCCGCACGTCGTACGCACAGAACATGATGAGCGCCACGCGCTGGCTAGCCGAGGACATGATCTCCAAGTTCGGCAAGCCGGTGGACCGTACCGAATGGGAGATGACGCCGCAGACCTACAACGCGTACTACAACCCGTCGAACAACGAGATCGTGCTACCCGCCGCGCAGTTCATGATCCCTGGCTTCGCCGACGACCAGATCGATGACGCGGTGGTGTACGGCTACGTTGCCGCCTCCACCATCGGCCACGAGATGACGCACGGCTTCGACGACGAAGGCCGCCAGTACGACGCCAAGGGCAACCTCGCCGACTGGTGGACCAAGGAAGACGCCACCCGCTTCAAGCAGCGTGCCGACGTCATGGTGAAGCAGTTCAACGCCTATGAACCCCTGCCCGGCATCCACATCAACGGCCAGGCCAGCCTGGGCGAGAACATCGCCGACTTCGGCGGCATCATGATCGGCCTTGATGCGTTCAAGAAGACCGAGCAATACAAGAAAGGCGAGAAAATTGCCGGCTACACGCCACTGCAACGCTTCTTCCTTGGCTATGCGCTCGGCTGGCTGTCGCAGGAACGCGAGGAGATGCTGCGCACTGGTTTGCTCTCCGATGTCCATGCGCCGGCCAAGTGGCGTGTAAACGGGCCGTTGTCGAACGTGCCGGATTTCTATGAGGCATTTGGTGTGAAGCAGGGGCAGCCGATGTGGCGGCCGGAGAATCAGCGGGTGAAGATCTGGTAG
- a CDS encoding fimbrial protein has translation MTSSISANHRFYRRMQRSVAVIVFACLAWLFLGASPAMATLASCSNPMPGGFTFALPSGTFSIPRNTGSNTLVVPWSDWFVGGTSVWNCTGLGAPNGEYNGAAVWMQSLVPTGQTYTDGGISYTVFTTNVAGIGMVVGQSSYGPSGWQSDLTGKPYGYLVVTTPSPGGGWGNTGNWGPLSFGFRVRVAFVTTGTVQAGTVSFPGQVGSAGMVDYVSTGTFPVAPTHGPMNSAPIGFTGGPTFAVVACQTPDVRVSLGQWPQTIFTGIGSTSGTKPVNISLNSCPAGLSSITYRVDPVTTVVNADQSVVALDASSSATGVGVQLLDSTGTQPVPLQTWVTFTGYNAAMGGDYTIPLQARYYQTAAAVSPGVANTAMTFTMQYQ, from the coding sequence GTGACGTCCTCAATCTCAGCAAATCATCGTTTTTATCGACGCATGCAGCGCAGCGTGGCCGTGATCGTGTTTGCCTGCCTGGCGTGGCTCTTTCTTGGCGCGTCGCCCGCCATGGCCACCCTGGCAAGCTGTAGTAATCCTATGCCAGGCGGTTTCACCTTCGCCCTGCCCTCGGGCACCTTCAGTATTCCTCGGAACACAGGGTCCAATACGCTGGTTGTTCCCTGGAGCGACTGGTTTGTGGGTGGCACATCGGTCTGGAACTGCACGGGGCTAGGCGCCCCCAACGGGGAATACAACGGCGCCGCCGTCTGGATGCAGAGTCTTGTGCCGACCGGGCAAACCTATACGGACGGTGGCATCAGCTATACCGTGTTTACCACCAATGTCGCCGGCATCGGTATGGTGGTTGGTCAAAGCTCCTACGGTCCGAGTGGTTGGCAAAGCGACCTTACCGGGAAGCCCTATGGTTATCTCGTCGTCACCACGCCCTCTCCGGGAGGCGGCTGGGGAAACACGGGAAATTGGGGCCCGCTTTCCTTTGGTTTTCGCGTTCGTGTGGCGTTCGTGACGACCGGAACGGTTCAAGCGGGCACAGTGTCTTTTCCGGGACAGGTTGGCTCGGCGGGCATGGTCGACTATGTCTCCACAGGCACCTTTCCTGTCGCGCCCACGCACGGGCCCATGAATAGCGCCCCGATCGGTTTCACCGGCGGGCCGACCTTCGCCGTGGTCGCGTGTCAGACGCCCGACGTGCGAGTGTCTTTGGGGCAATGGCCGCAAACCATCTTCACCGGTATCGGCAGCACCAGTGGAACCAAACCAGTAAATATCAGCCTCAACAGTTGTCCGGCTGGGTTGAGCAGCATCACCTACCGAGTCGACCCCGTCACCACGGTGGTGAATGCGGACCAGTCCGTGGTCGCTCTCGATGCGTCGTCATCGGCAACAGGCGTGGGTGTGCAACTGCTCGACAGCACGGGTACGCAGCCGGTTCCGTTGCAGACCTGGGTCACCTTCACTGGCTACAACGCAGCCATGGGTGGGGACTACACCATTCCACTTCAAGCGCGCTACTACCAGACGGCTGCCGCGGTTTCGCCCGGTGTCGCCAATACGGCCATGACGTTCACCATGCAATACCAGTAG
- the ltaE gene encoding low-specificity L-threonine aldolase: MELIDLRSDTVTRPTPAMRAAMLDAAVGDDVYGEDPTVNALQERLAADLGFEAGLFVPTGTQSNLVALMSHCERGDEYLVGADAHTYKFEGGGAAVLGSIQPQPIPHDTDGSLPLDKVAAAIKPVDPHFARTRLLALENTWHGRVLPMDYLKAAHDFARERGLAIHLDGARVFNAAVACGVPVREIAKHFDSVSVCLSKGLGAPVGSVLVGSSALIEKARRWKKVAGGGWRQAGMLAAAAQFALDHHVDRLAEDHARAATLAASLSDVPGVKLLGQHTNMVFVDVPADRLRELDVHLREAGIRISIGYLPTLRLVTHLDVDDEGVARTVAAFRRFFER, encoded by the coding sequence GTGGAACTGATCGACCTGCGTAGCGATACCGTGACACGTCCCACGCCGGCCATGCGCGCGGCCATGCTCGATGCCGCCGTAGGCGATGACGTCTATGGCGAAGACCCCACGGTAAACGCGCTGCAGGAGCGCCTGGCTGCCGACCTCGGTTTCGAGGCGGGGTTGTTCGTGCCAACGGGCACGCAGTCGAACCTGGTAGCACTGATGTCGCATTGCGAACGCGGCGACGAATACTTGGTCGGCGCGGATGCGCACACCTACAAGTTCGAGGGTGGCGGTGCCGCTGTGCTCGGGTCCATCCAGCCACAACCGATCCCACACGACACGGACGGCAGCCTGCCGTTGGACAAGGTCGCCGCGGCGATCAAACCGGTTGATCCGCACTTCGCCCGCACGCGCCTGCTGGCGCTGGAAAACACTTGGCACGGCCGGGTGCTGCCCATGGATTACCTAAAGGCTGCCCACGATTTCGCTCGCGAGCGCGGACTGGCGATTCATCTGGACGGTGCGCGCGTATTCAACGCTGCCGTGGCCTGTGGCGTGCCCGTGCGCGAGATCGCCAAACACTTCGACAGCGTGTCGGTGTGCCTGTCCAAGGGACTAGGGGCACCCGTGGGCTCGGTGCTGGTCGGTTCGTCGGCCCTCATTGAGAAAGCCCGCCGTTGGAAGAAGGTGGCGGGCGGTGGCTGGCGACAGGCAGGCATGCTCGCCGCCGCGGCGCAGTTCGCGCTCGATCACCATGTCGATCGACTGGCGGAGGATCACGCGCGTGCGGCGACGCTGGCGGCAAGTCTGAGCGATGTTCCTGGCGTGAAGCTGTTGGGTCAGCACACCAATATGGTGTTCGTCGATGTGCCGGCGGATCGCCTGCGGGAATTGGACGTCCATTTACGAGAGGCGGGTATCCGCATCAGCATCGGGTATTTGCCGACGTTGCGGTTGGTGACGCATTTGGATGTGGATGATGAGGGTGTGGCGCGGACGGTGGCGGCGTTTCGGCGGTTTTTTGAGAGGTGA
- a CDS encoding glucan ABC transporter ATP-binding protein/ permease — MSFLRLYLRVIGLLAPEKKLAITLALANLALAGVFFLEPVLFGRVVDALGAQPGDAPRLIGLWAGVGFAGVLANVWVSLHADRLAHRRRLAAIALFFEHAASMPMSFHGEYHTGRLSRIMNVGVSNLFNLWLSFFREHLSTLLSIFVMVPVALWINWKLALLMIALLLCFSIFNAIAVQRTHKAQGEVEELHHEIATRAGDVFGNVTVVQSFTRLAAESRALHELMTRTLNAQYPVLRGWAILSVLNRAASTLTIVAIFAVGAALHARGEISVGGIVSFVGFSMLLIGRLEQFATFLSNLFFQSQSLRDFFTVLDRKSEIEDRPGAIALPRVRGEVVFDRVSFGYDPVQPALHDLNFRAPPGSTIALVGPTGAGKSTALSLLYRAYDPSAGRVTVDGHDVRDVTLESLRGNIGVVFQDAGMFYRSILENLRVGNPDADTNQIEDAVAAAEAATFIARKPEGLETLVAERGRSLSGGERQRLAIARAMLKDAPILILDEATSALDNATEVRIQRALDRLTVGRTTFVIAHRLSTVRHADLILVLDQGRLVEQGRFDELIRQGGLFAQLAEDGQFVADAEPANTVEED; from the coding sequence ATGTCGTTCCTGCGTCTCTACCTCCGCGTCATTGGGTTGCTGGCTCCAGAGAAGAAACTGGCCATCACCCTGGCGCTCGCCAACCTGGCACTGGCCGGCGTGTTTTTCCTCGAACCCGTGCTGTTCGGCCGCGTGGTGGATGCGCTGGGTGCCCAGCCTGGTGACGCACCGCGCCTGATCGGGCTATGGGCCGGCGTGGGTTTTGCCGGTGTGCTGGCTAACGTGTGGGTATCACTGCACGCAGACCGACTTGCGCACCGGCGCCGCCTTGCCGCCATCGCGCTGTTCTTCGAACACGCGGCATCGATGCCCATGTCGTTCCACGGCGAGTATCACACCGGCCGGCTCTCGCGCATCATGAACGTAGGCGTGAGCAACCTGTTCAACCTTTGGCTGAGCTTCTTCCGTGAGCATCTGTCCACACTGCTGTCGATCTTCGTCATGGTCCCCGTGGCGCTGTGGATCAACTGGAAGCTAGCGCTGCTGATGATTGCGTTGCTGCTGTGCTTTTCCATCTTCAACGCTATCGCCGTGCAGCGCACGCACAAAGCGCAGGGCGAGGTAGAGGAACTACACCACGAGATCGCCACGCGAGCCGGTGACGTATTTGGCAACGTGACCGTGGTACAGAGCTTCACCCGCCTCGCCGCCGAATCACGCGCGTTGCACGAACTGATGACGCGCACGCTCAACGCGCAATATCCCGTACTACGCGGCTGGGCGATTCTCTCGGTGCTCAATCGCGCCGCGAGCACGCTGACCATCGTGGCGATCTTCGCGGTAGGTGCCGCGTTGCATGCGCGCGGTGAGATCAGCGTGGGCGGCATCGTGAGTTTCGTCGGCTTTTCGATGTTGCTGATCGGACGGCTGGAGCAGTTCGCCACCTTCCTCTCGAACCTGTTCTTTCAGTCGCAATCCTTGCGTGACTTCTTCACCGTGCTGGATCGGAAATCCGAGATCGAGGATCGCCCCGGCGCCATCGCCCTACCCCGCGTGCGCGGCGAGGTGGTGTTCGACCGCGTGAGCTTCGGCTACGACCCGGTGCAGCCGGCACTGCACGATCTGAACTTTCGCGCGCCACCGGGCAGCACCATCGCGCTAGTGGGCCCCACCGGCGCTGGCAAGAGCACGGCGCTGAGCTTGCTATATCGCGCCTACGATCCGAGTGCGGGACGCGTCACCGTGGACGGCCACGATGTTCGCGACGTTACGCTGGAATCGCTGCGCGGAAACATCGGCGTGGTGTTCCAGGACGCGGGCATGTTCTATCGTTCCATCCTGGAAAATCTGCGCGTAGGTAATCCCGATGCGGACACGAACCAGATCGAGGACGCAGTTGCTGCCGCCGAAGCCGCGACGTTCATTGCGCGCAAACCCGAGGGACTGGAAACGCTGGTGGCCGAACGCGGCAGATCGCTGTCAGGCGGCGAACGCCAGCGCCTGGCGATCGCGCGAGCCATGCTCAAGGATGCGCCCATCCTGATTCTCGACGAAGCCACCAGCGCGCTCGATAACGCCACCGAGGTGCGCATCCAGCGCGCGCTCGATCGGCTTACCGTGGGCCGTACCACCTTTGTGATCGCGCATCGCCTGTCGACCGTCAGGCACGCCGACCTGATCCTGGTATTGGACCAGGGACGATTGGTGGAACAGGGACGCTTCGACGAACTGATTCGCCAGGGTGGCCTGTTCGCGCAATTGGCGGAGGACGGGCAGTTCGTGGCGGATGCGGAACCGGCGAACACCGTCGAAGAAGACTGA
- the lptG gene encoding LPS export ABC transporter permease LptG, whose protein sequence is MASLRIRRVDWLVGTTVLGSLLTVWLVITGLDAVFQFLRQLGNVGKNGYTVTNAVVYVLVTFPRRLYEMFGNAALIGGLLGLGGLAATNELTALRACGLSKLRIAASAVGVVAILVVGVVILGETAAPWGDQQAQAMQLRLKSNNVGIGGTSGLWARDGDRIINAKSWVAKRTATHSTVQLLDVRVFTLTPDGQVTRFDWAQTAEHDGRQWVMSKVRSTTLDEAGTHSHTADSQTWDSKLNPQVLEQSVIQPQYLPMRDLRRNIAYLEQNGQNPGVYSSAFWTRALYPVNVLVLVLLAMPFSFGTLRSGGLGKRMFIGMLLAIGWYFLQKAMVNFGTVYGVPPLMANLLPAVILAVIAWVYFRKHG, encoded by the coding sequence ATGGCCTCCCTGCGTATTCGCCGCGTCGACTGGCTGGTCGGCACCACGGTGCTGGGCTCATTGCTCACCGTGTGGTTGGTCATCACCGGTCTGGACGCGGTGTTCCAGTTCCTGCGCCAGTTGGGCAACGTGGGCAAGAACGGCTACACGGTGACCAACGCCGTGGTGTACGTATTGGTCACCTTCCCGCGCCGTCTGTACGAAATGTTCGGCAATGCCGCGCTGATCGGTGGCCTGCTCGGCCTGGGTGGCTTGGCTGCCACCAACGAGCTGACGGCGTTGCGTGCGTGTGGCCTATCCAAGCTGCGCATCGCGGCATCCGCGGTGGGCGTGGTGGCGATCCTGGTGGTCGGCGTGGTGATCCTCGGCGAAACCGCGGCACCATGGGGCGACCAGCAAGCGCAAGCCATGCAGTTGCGCCTGAAATCGAACAACGTAGGGATTGGTGGCACCTCGGGCCTGTGGGCGCGCGATGGTGACCGCATTATCAACGCCAAGAGTTGGGTGGCTAAACGCACGGCCACGCACAGCACCGTGCAATTGCTCGACGTGCGCGTGTTCACGCTGACGCCGGATGGCCAAGTAACGCGTTTTGATTGGGCGCAGACCGCCGAGCACGATGGTCGGCAGTGGGTGATGAGCAAGGTGCGCAGCACCACCCTCGACGAGGCTGGCACGCATTCCCATACGGCGGACAGCCAGACCTGGGATTCCAAGCTCAATCCGCAGGTGCTGGAGCAGTCGGTGATCCAGCCGCAGTACCTGCCCATGCGCGACCTGCGGCGCAACATCGCCTATCTCGAGCAGAACGGCCAGAATCCAGGCGTCTATTCCTCCGCCTTCTGGACGCGCGCGTTGTACCCGGTGAACGTGTTGGTGCTGGTGTTGCTCGCCATGCCGTTCTCGTTCGGTACGCTGCGTTCGGGTGGTCTGGGCAAGCGCATGTTCATCGGCATGTTGCTCGCCATCGGTTGGTACTTCCTGCAGAAGGCGATGGTGAACTTTGGCACCGTATACGGCGTGCCTCCGCTGATGGCCAACTTGTTGCCCGCGGTGATCCTGGCCGTCATAGCCTGGGTGTACTTCCGCAAACACGGCTAG
- the lptF gene encoding LPS export ABC transporter permease LptF, translated as MLLAVMAGTSFAHVLQQVANGSFPASVMFQVLGLNMLDGLSTLLPLAAFLGVLNGLGRMYRESEMHVLASSGMGASGLLRPISILAVVIAILVGAVALWFGPWAARTSDQLVAAANRSVIAAGLDAGRFTALPGKGGIIFVDELSRDGSILGNTFIATERAGHDNVPHLKIVTGKHGQLYQETDGSGRFLALWTGFQYDIPLGADNWRKMEYERNDASLDSIQSDDDEEDPAHSMTLSQLLRADNPDTRAEFAWRTIAPFMTLVLLTLALPLSRQTPREPRFGRLFLAILTFYFYYLLLAICRGQIIKGHWHHSFPMWLITLIVFIAAARMFHNQYSPRKPRKAGA; from the coding sequence GTGCTGCTGGCCGTCATGGCCGGCACCTCGTTTGCGCACGTGTTGCAGCAGGTGGCGAACGGTAGCTTCCCGGCCAGTGTGATGTTCCAGGTGCTGGGCCTGAACATGCTGGACGGCCTGTCCACACTGCTGCCGCTGGCCGCCTTCCTGGGCGTGCTCAACGGCCTGGGCCGTATGTACCGCGAGAGCGAAATGCACGTGCTGGCCTCGTCCGGCATGGGCGCATCGGGCCTGCTGCGCCCGATCAGTATCCTGGCCGTAGTTATCGCGATCCTGGTGGGTGCGGTGGCGTTGTGGTTTGGTCCCTGGGCCGCGCGCACCTCGGACCAACTGGTGGCTGCGGCCAACCGTTCGGTGATCGCCGCGGGCCTCGATGCAGGCCGTTTCACCGCGCTGCCGGGCAAGGGCGGCATCATCTTCGTGGATGAGCTGAGTCGTGACGGCAGCATATTGGGCAACACCTTCATCGCCACTGAGCGCGCCGGTCACGACAACGTGCCGCACCTGAAGATCGTCACCGGTAAGCACGGCCAGCTTTATCAGGAAACCGACGGCAGCGGCCGCTTCCTGGCCTTGTGGACTGGCTTCCAGTACGACATCCCGCTGGGCGCGGACAACTGGCGCAAGATGGAGTACGAGCGCAACGATGCGTCGCTGGACAGCATCCAGTCCGACGATGACGAGGAAGACCCCGCGCACTCGATGACGCTTAGCCAGCTGCTGCGCGCCGACAATCCGGATACACGCGCAGAATTCGCCTGGCGCACCATTGCGCCGTTCATGACGCTGGTACTACTGACGCTTGCGTTGCCGCTGTCGCGCCAAACCCCGCGCGAACCGCGCTTTGGCCGTCTGTTCCTGGCCATCCTCACGTTCTATTTCTATTACCTGCTGCTGGCCATCTGCCGTGGCCAGATCATCAAAGGCCATTGGCACCATTCGTTCCCGATGTGGCTGATCACCCTGATCGTGTTCATTGCAGCCGCCCGCATGTTCCACAACCAGTACTCTCCGCGTAAGCCGCGCAAGGCGGGTGCCTGA
- a CDS encoding leucyl aminopeptidase yields MTLQFSLGSAAPESVETPCVVVGVYENGVLTSAAARVDTAAHGAIKRQVESGDINGKAGTTAVLYAPEGVAARRVLVVGLGTQKTFDGARYQKVNIEAARALGRLPVDGAVSYLTEVDVPGHDAAWRVRTAALAADFAAYRYTATFKPREKAPQPELGAIVFAAGDDAKAGLDQAAAIAQGVRFARELANLPPNICNPAYIASQAEQFAAQHDKVDCSVLDHEKMGELGFGSLLAVGRGSANKPKLVILNYKGGAEGDKPYAFVGKGITFDTGGISLKPGPGMEEMKFDMGGAAGVLGSFVATVKLGLPVNLVCVVPAVENMPDGDSYRPSDVLTSLSGLTIEVLNTDAEGRLILCDALTYTAKTFEPKVLIDAATLTGACVIALGKHASGLMSKHDDLAAELIAAGETTLDRAWRLPLWDDYQVQLESGFADVANIGGKNAGAITAGCFLARFTEGQRWAHLDIAGTAWDEGRKGLATGRPVSLLVQWLIDRAA; encoded by the coding sequence ATGACTCTCCAGTTCAGCCTTGGCTCCGCCGCTCCCGAATCCGTCGAAACCCCTTGCGTGGTCGTCGGCGTCTACGAGAATGGCGTACTCACCAGTGCCGCCGCCCGCGTGGACACCGCCGCGCACGGCGCCATCAAGCGCCAGGTCGAAAGCGGGGACATCAACGGCAAGGCCGGCACCACGGCTGTGCTGTACGCACCGGAGGGCGTGGCAGCCAGGCGCGTGCTGGTGGTGGGTCTTGGAACGCAGAAGACGTTCGATGGTGCACGCTATCAGAAGGTGAATATCGAGGCCGCCCGTGCCCTGGGCCGCCTGCCGGTCGACGGAGCTGTGTCCTACCTTACGGAAGTGGACGTGCCGGGCCACGACGCTGCCTGGCGCGTACGCACGGCTGCCCTCGCCGCCGACTTCGCAGCCTATCGCTACACCGCCACCTTCAAGCCGCGCGAGAAGGCCCCTCAGCCGGAGTTGGGCGCCATCGTCTTCGCCGCTGGCGACGACGCCAAGGCGGGCCTGGACCAGGCCGCCGCCATTGCGCAGGGCGTTCGTTTCGCCCGCGAACTGGCCAACCTGCCGCCCAACATCTGCAACCCCGCCTACATCGCCTCGCAGGCCGAGCAATTTGCCGCTCAGCACGACAAGGTCGACTGCTCCGTGCTCGACCACGAGAAGATGGGCGAACTGGGCTTTGGCTCGCTGCTGGCCGTGGGTCGCGGCTCAGCCAACAAGCCCAAGCTCGTCATCCTGAACTACAAGGGTGGCGCGGAAGGTGACAAGCCGTACGCCTTCGTCGGTAAGGGCATCACTTTCGACACCGGCGGCATCAGCCTCAAGCCGGGCCCGGGCATGGAAGAAATGAAGTTCGACATGGGTGGCGCTGCTGGCGTACTCGGCAGCTTCGTGGCTACGGTGAAGTTGGGCTTGCCGGTGAATCTGGTGTGCGTGGTGCCGGCGGTGGAAAACATGCCCGATGGCGACAGCTACCGCCCCAGCGATGTGCTCACCAGCCTGTCGGGCCTGACCATCGAAGTGCTCAACACCGATGCCGAAGGCCGCCTGATCCTGTGCGACGCACTGACCTACACGGCGAAAACCTTTGAGCCCAAGGTGCTGATCGATGCCGCCACGCTGACCGGCGCCTGTGTCATCGCGCTGGGCAAGCACGCCAGCGGCCTGATGAGCAAGCATGATGACCTCGCCGCTGAGCTGATCGCCGCTGGCGAAACCACCCTCGATCGCGCATGGCGTCTGCCGCTGTGGGACGACTACCAGGTGCAGTTGGAGTCGGGTTTCGCCGATGTCGCCAACATCGGCGGCAAGAACGCTGGCGCCATCACGGCGGGCTGCTTCCTGGCGCGCTTCACCGAAGGCCAGCGCTGGGCGCATCTGGATATCGCAGGCACCGCATGGGACGAGGGTCGCAAGGGACTCGCCACTGGCCGCCCGGTGTCGCTGCTGGTGCAGTGGCTGATCGACCGCGCCGCATAA
- a CDS encoding DNA polymerase III subunit chi, which produces MPRADFYLIDKPRFREQPLLLVCELAKRAYAAQQPTLVLARDFAQAEAIDEMLWDFDEDGFITHQLAGDDDDHTTAVLIVPPGIDTPDRPMLINLREECAPGHYDRVLEVVAADPAERDGSRTRWTEYKRRGFDVNKHDM; this is translated from the coding sequence ATGCCTCGCGCCGACTTCTACCTGATCGACAAGCCGCGCTTTCGCGAGCAGCCTCTGCTGCTGGTGTGCGAACTGGCCAAACGTGCTTATGCGGCACAGCAGCCCACGCTGGTGCTGGCTCGCGATTTCGCGCAAGCCGAAGCCATCGACGAAATGCTGTGGGATTTCGACGAGGATGGTTTCATCACGCACCAGCTCGCTGGTGACGACGACGACCACACCACCGCTGTGCTGATCGTGCCACCCGGCATCGACACACCCGACCGGCCGATGCTGATCAATCTTCGCGAAGAGTGTGCGCCGGGCCATTACGACCGCGTGCTGGAAGTGGTGGCTGCCGATCCCGCCGAACGCGACGGCTCCCGCACGCGATGGACCGAGTACAAGCGCCGTGGCTTCGACGTGAACAAGCACGACATGTAA